From one Streptomyces sp. SCSIO 30461 genomic stretch:
- the whiA gene encoding DNA-binding protein WhiA: MAMTAAVKDEISRLPVTRTCCRKAEVSAILRFAGGLHLVSGRIVIEAELDTGIAARRLRKDILEIFGHSSDLVVMAPGGLRRGSRYVVRVVAGGDQLARQTGLVDGRGRPIRGLPPQVVSGATCDAEAAWRGAFLAHGSLTEPGRSSSLEVTCPGPEAALALVGAARRLSIAAKAREVRGVDRVVVRDGDAIGALLTRLGAHESVLAWEERRMRREVRATANRLANFDDANLRRSARAAVAAGARVQRALEILGEEVPEHLAAAGRLRMEHKQASLEELGALADPPLTKDAVAGRIRRLLAMADKRAQDLGIPGTESNLTEEMADGLVG; encoded by the coding sequence ATGGCGATGACGGCAGCGGTGAAGGACGAGATCTCCCGGCTTCCCGTCACCCGGACCTGCTGTAGGAAGGCGGAGGTCTCGGCGATCCTGCGGTTCGCCGGCGGGCTGCACCTGGTGAGCGGGCGCATCGTGATCGAGGCGGAGCTGGACACGGGTATCGCGGCGCGCAGGCTCCGCAAGGACATCCTGGAGATCTTCGGGCATTCGTCCGACCTGGTGGTGATGGCTCCCGGAGGGCTCCGGCGCGGATCGCGCTATGTCGTACGGGTGGTGGCGGGCGGTGATCAACTGGCCCGCCAGACCGGTCTGGTGGACGGCCGGGGCCGCCCCATCCGTGGGCTGCCCCCGCAGGTGGTGTCCGGCGCGACCTGTGACGCGGAGGCGGCTTGGCGAGGGGCCTTCCTGGCGCACGGTTCGCTCACCGAGCCCGGCCGCTCGTCGTCCCTGGAGGTGACCTGCCCGGGCCCGGAGGCCGCGCTGGCGCTGGTGGGCGCCGCTCGCCGGCTGTCCATCGCGGCGAAGGCGCGCGAGGTGCGCGGGGTCGACCGGGTGGTGGTTCGCGACGGTGACGCGATCGGCGCGCTGCTGACCCGGCTCGGCGCCCATGAGTCGGTGCTGGCGTGGGAGGAGCGGCGGATGCGGCGCGAGGTCCGGGCCACCGCCAACCGGCTCGCCAATTTCGATGACGCCAACCTTCGCCGCTCGGCCCGTGCGGCGGTGGCCGCGGGCGCCCGGGTGCAGCGTGCTCTGGAGATCCTCGGCGAGGAGGTGCCCGAGCACCTCGCCGCGGCGGGCAGACTGCGGATGGAGCACAAGCAGGCGTCTCTGGAAGAGCTGGGGGCGCTCGCGGATCCGCCACTGACCAAGGACGCCGTGGCGGGGCGCATCCGCCGACTGCTGGCGATGGCCGACAAGCGCGCCCAGGATCTGGGTATCCCGGGTACGGAGTCGAATCTGACGGAGGAGATGGCCGACGGCCTCGTCGGCTGA
- the yvcK gene encoding uridine diphosphate-N-acetylglucosamine-binding protein YvcK — protein sequence MTGRTLRLRRLRGTDAPGSGRRRGTQPKVVALGGGMGLSASLAALRRITGDLTAVVTVADDGGSSGRLREELGVLPPGDLRKALAALCGDDDWGQTWARVIQHRFQSQGELHEHAVGNLLIVALWEQLGDHVQALDLVGRLLGAHGRVLPMSAVPLELQALVRGHDPRRSEEITTVRGQATVALTPGEVQSVHLVPHDPPAVPEAVEAVLDADWVVLGPGSWFSSVIPHLLVPELLDALVETKARRVLSLNLAPQPGETEGFSPQRHVEVLARHAPKLALDVVLADEAAVPDRESLADAAKRLGAAVELAPVALRVSAAQAEEGSGAGTARHDPELLAAAYDRIFRMHGRIGPWR from the coding sequence GTGACCGGACGCACACTCCGGCTGCGTCGGCTGCGGGGCACCGACGCCCCCGGCTCCGGCCGCAGGCGCGGCACCCAGCCCAAGGTCGTCGCGCTCGGCGGCGGGATGGGTCTGTCGGCCTCGCTCGCAGCCCTGCGCCGGATCACCGGCGACCTCACCGCCGTCGTCACGGTCGCCGACGACGGCGGCTCCAGCGGTCGGCTCCGCGAGGAACTGGGCGTGCTGCCTCCCGGCGATCTCCGCAAGGCGCTGGCGGCGCTCTGCGGCGACGACGACTGGGGGCAGACCTGGGCGCGGGTCATCCAGCACCGTTTCCAGTCGCAGGGCGAACTGCACGAGCACGCGGTCGGCAACCTGCTGATCGTCGCGCTCTGGGAGCAGCTCGGCGATCATGTCCAGGCACTCGACCTGGTCGGTCGGCTGCTCGGGGCCCACGGCCGGGTGCTGCCCATGTCCGCGGTCCCACTGGAACTCCAGGCGCTGGTCAGGGGACATGATCCACGGCGGTCGGAGGAGATCACCACGGTCCGTGGGCAGGCGACGGTGGCGCTCACCCCGGGCGAGGTGCAGTCCGTGCATCTCGTTCCGCACGATCCGCCGGCCGTCCCGGAGGCCGTCGAGGCCGTACTCGACGCCGACTGGGTGGTGCTGGGGCCGGGTTCGTGGTTCTCCTCGGTGATCCCGCATCTGCTGGTGCCCGAGCTGCTCGATGCGCTGGTGGAGACCAAGGCGCGCCGTGTTCTGTCCCTGAATCTCGCGCCGCAGCCGGGAGAAACGGAAGGCTTTTCCCCGCAGCGTCATGTGGAGGTTTTGGCACGACACGCCCCTAAACTCGCCCTGGACGTGGTGCTGGCCGACGAGGCGGCCGTGCCCGACCGCGAGTCCCTCGCCGATGCGGCGAAGCGGCTCGGTGCCGCGGTCGAGCTGGCTCCGGTGGCATTGCGCGTGAGTGCCGCCCAAGCCGAGGAAGGCTCAGGGGCCGGCACGGCGCGGCATGACCCGGAGCTGCTGGCCGCCGCGTACGACCGTATTTTTCGGATGCATGGAAGGATCGGCCCATGGCGATGA
- the rapZ gene encoding RNase adapter RapZ produces MSGQDRTGRTNRADRLEEHGAGDVSTGTTPEAGPAAEAAIPELVIISGMSGAGRSTAAKCLEDLGWFVVDNLPPALIPTMVELGARSQGNVARIAVVVDVRGRRFFDNLRESLADLDSKQVTRRIVFLESSDEVLVRRFESVRRPHPLQGDGRIVDGIAAERDLLRELRGDADLVIDTSGLNVHELRAKMDAQFAGDEEPELRATVMSFGYKYGLPVDADLVVDCRFLPNPHWVPELRPFTGLNEEVSGYVFDQPGAKEFLNQYTELLQLIAAGYRREGKRYVTIAVGCTGGKHRSVAMSERLAARLGSEGIETVVVHRDMGRE; encoded by the coding sequence ATGAGCGGTCAGGACAGAACCGGGCGCACGAACCGTGCAGACCGCCTTGAAGAACACGGAGCAGGAGACGTGAGTACGGGAACGACCCCCGAAGCCGGGCCGGCCGCTGAGGCAGCCATCCCCGAGCTGGTGATCATCTCAGGTATGTCGGGCGCGGGCCGCAGCACCGCGGCCAAGTGCCTGGAGGACCTCGGCTGGTTCGTCGTCGACAACCTCCCGCCCGCGCTGATCCCCACCATGGTGGAGCTCGGCGCGCGGTCCCAGGGCAATGTGGCGCGTATCGCCGTCGTCGTGGACGTCCGCGGCCGGCGCTTCTTCGACAACCTCCGCGAGTCGCTCGCGGACCTCGACTCCAAGCAGGTCACTCGTCGGATCGTCTTCCTTGAGTCGTCCGACGAGGTTCTGGTACGCCGCTTCGAGTCCGTGCGCCGTCCGCACCCGCTCCAAGGCGACGGCCGGATCGTGGACGGTATCGCCGCCGAGCGGGACCTGCTGCGGGAGCTGCGCGGAGACGCCGATCTGGTGATCGACACCTCCGGCCTCAACGTCCACGAGCTGCGCGCCAAGATGGACGCCCAGTTCGCGGGGGACGAGGAGCCGGAGCTGCGGGCCACAGTGATGTCGTTCGGCTACAAGTACGGGCTGCCGGTTGACGCCGACCTCGTGGTGGACTGCCGCTTCCTGCCCAACCCGCACTGGGTTCCGGAGCTGCGCCCGTTCACGGGACTCAACGAGGAGGTGTCCGGTTATGTCTTCGACCAGCCGGGTGCCAAGGAGTTCCTGAACCAGTACACCGAGCTGCTCCAGCTGATCGCGGCGGGTTACCGCCGCGAAGGCAAGCGCTATGTGACCATCGCCGTCGGCTGCACCGGCGGCAAGCACCGTTCCGTCGCCATGTCGGAGAGGCTCGCCGCACGTCTCGGCTCCGAGGGCATCGAGACCGTGGTCGTCCACCGTGACATGGGGCGCGAGTGA
- the uvrC gene encoding excinuclease ABC subunit UvrC → MADPSSYRPEPGQIPDLPGVYKFRDEHRRVIYVGKAKSLRQRLANYFQDLAGLHPRTRTMVTTAASVEWTVVSTEVEALQLEYSWIKEFDPRFNVKYRDDKSYPYLAVTMNEEFPRVQVMRGAKRKGVRYFGPYGHAWAIRETVDLMLRVFPVRTCSAGVFKNAARTGRPCLLGYIGKCSAPCVRRVTPDEHRELAEGFCDFMTGRTGTYIRRLEKDMVEAAEDLEYEKAARLRDDIEALKRAMEKNAVVLADATDADLIAVAEDELEAAVQIFHVRGGRVRGQRGWVTDKVEAVDTAGLVEHALQQLYGEESGDAVPKEVLVPALPDDLDAVTQWLSGRRGANVSLRIPQRGDKKDLMATVARNAQQALVLHKTKRASDLTTRSRALEEIAAALDLDSAPLRIECFDISHLQGEDVVASMVVFEDGLPRKSEYRRFQIKGFEGQDDVRSMHEVISRRFKRYLAEKEKTGEWDLAAGGGDGPVTGEIQAPAAVEDDGRPKKFAYPPQLVLVDGGRPQVAAAQRALDELGIDDVAVCGIAKRMEEVWLPDEDDPVVLPRSSEGLYLIQRVRDTAHDFAIRYQRAKRGKRLRTSPLDAVPGLGETRKQALIKHFGSVKRLRQATIEQICEVPGMGRKTAASVVLALSEAPPAAPAVNTATGEIIEEEADHVIPDRGISGPEISGAGTADRGTPTDGAPDVGTPTQRTTQNGAGTE, encoded by the coding sequence ATGGCAGACCCCTCCAGCTACCGTCCCGAGCCGGGACAGATCCCCGACTTGCCAGGGGTCTACAAGTTCCGTGACGAACACCGCCGCGTGATCTACGTCGGCAAGGCGAAGAGCCTGCGACAGCGTCTCGCCAACTACTTCCAGGACCTCGCGGGTCTGCATCCGCGCACCCGCACCATGGTGACCACGGCGGCTTCCGTGGAGTGGACCGTCGTGTCCACGGAGGTGGAGGCGCTGCAGCTGGAGTACTCCTGGATCAAGGAGTTCGATCCCAGGTTCAACGTCAAGTACCGCGACGACAAGAGCTATCCGTATCTCGCGGTGACGATGAACGAGGAGTTCCCCCGGGTCCAGGTCATGCGTGGGGCCAAGCGCAAGGGGGTGCGCTACTTCGGCCCGTACGGCCATGCCTGGGCGATCCGCGAGACCGTGGACCTGATGCTCCGGGTCTTCCCGGTACGCACCTGCTCCGCCGGGGTCTTCAAGAACGCGGCGCGCACCGGCCGCCCCTGCCTCCTCGGTTACATCGGGAAGTGCTCGGCGCCCTGCGTGCGGCGGGTCACCCCGGACGAGCACCGCGAACTGGCCGAGGGTTTCTGCGACTTCATGACCGGTCGCACCGGCACCTATATCCGCCGCCTGGAGAAGGACATGGTGGAGGCGGCCGAGGACCTGGAATACGAGAAGGCGGCCAGACTCCGCGATGACATAGAGGCCCTCAAGCGGGCGATGGAGAAGAACGCGGTCGTGCTCGCCGACGCGACCGACGCCGATCTGATCGCGGTCGCCGAGGACGAGCTGGAGGCGGCCGTCCAGATCTTCCATGTCAGGGGCGGCAGGGTGCGCGGTCAGCGCGGCTGGGTCACCGACAAGGTGGAAGCCGTGGACACCGCGGGTCTGGTCGAGCACGCTCTGCAACAGCTCTACGGGGAGGAGAGCGGCGACGCCGTCCCCAAGGAGGTGCTCGTACCCGCCCTGCCGGACGATCTCGACGCGGTCACCCAGTGGCTCAGTGGCAGGCGTGGGGCGAACGTGTCGCTGCGCATCCCCCAGCGCGGCGACAAGAAGGACCTGATGGCCACGGTCGCGCGCAATGCCCAGCAGGCCCTTGTACTGCACAAGACCAAGCGCGCCAGCGATCTCACCACCCGCTCCCGGGCCCTGGAGGAGATCGCCGCCGCGCTGGACCTGGACTCCGCGCCGCTGCGCATCGAGTGCTTCGACATCTCGCACCTCCAAGGCGAGGACGTGGTCGCGTCCATGGTCGTCTTCGAGGACGGACTGCCCCGCAAGAGCGAGTACCGGCGGTTCCAGATCAAGGGGTTCGAGGGACAGGACGACGTCCGCTCGATGCACGAGGTGATCAGCCGGAGGTTCAAGCGCTATCTGGCCGAGAAGGAGAAGACGGGGGAGTGGGACCTGGCGGCCGGCGGCGGTGACGGTCCGGTCACCGGTGAGATCCAGGCCCCGGCTGCCGTCGAGGACGACGGCAGACCCAAGAAGTTCGCGTACCCGCCCCAGCTCGTGCTGGTCGACGGCGGTCGGCCGCAGGTCGCCGCCGCCCAGCGGGCGCTGGACGAGCTGGGCATCGACGATGTCGCGGTCTGCGGCATCGCCAAGCGCATGGAGGAGGTCTGGCTACCGGACGAGGACGATCCGGTGGTGCTGCCACGCTCCAGTGAGGGGCTCTATCTCATCCAGCGCGTCCGCGACACCGCGCATGACTTCGCGATCCGCTACCAGCGCGCCAAGCGCGGGAAGCGGCTGCGCACCAGCCCCCTGGACGCCGTACCCGGTCTCGGCGAAACCCGGAAGCAGGCGCTGATCAAGCATTTCGGCTCGGTGAAACGCCTGCGGCAGGCGACAATCGAGCAGATCTGCGAGGTGCCGGGAATGGGCCGCAAGACGGCGGCGTCCGTCGTCCTCGCGCTCTCCGAGGCGCCTCCGGCCGCGCCCGCCGTGAACACGGCCACAGGAGAGATCATTGAGGAGGAAGCGGACCATGTGATCCCGGATCGCGGGATCTCCGGTCCGGAGATATCCGGCGCTGGTACAGCGGACCGCGGTACACCGACGGACGGTGCACCGGACGTCGGAACACCGACACAGCGCACGACCCAGAACGGGGCCGGCACGGAATGA
- a CDS encoding Rieske (2Fe-2S) protein, producing the protein MSGQSPARRTVLKGAALAGAAGLGAAACSTESKLGHAEVPTPTAPVDLGAADAVPVGGAKLYREQRLVVHCPAKGQYKAFSAQCTHAGCVLDKLEGTEGNCPCHGSRFDVTSGEALKGPATVPLPEVPVSVRDGKLVAGPQA; encoded by the coding sequence ATGTCCGGCCAGTCTCCCGCCCGCCGCACCGTGCTGAAGGGCGCCGCGCTCGCCGGAGCCGCAGGACTGGGAGCCGCCGCCTGCTCCACCGAATCCAAGCTCGGCCACGCCGAGGTGCCCACCCCGACCGCCCCCGTCGACCTCGGCGCCGCCGACGCGGTCCCGGTCGGCGGCGCGAAGCTGTACCGCGAGCAGCGGCTGGTCGTCCACTGCCCGGCGAAGGGCCAGTACAAGGCGTTCAGCGCGCAGTGCACCCACGCGGGCTGCGTCCTGGACAAGCTGGAGGGCACCGAGGGCAACTGCCCCTGTCATGGCAGCCGCTTCGACGTCACGTCCGGCGAGGCCCTCAAGGGCCCGGCGACCGTGCCCCTGCCGGAAGTGCCCGTCAGTGTGCGGGACGGAAAACTCGTCGCGGGTCCGCAGGCCTGA
- a CDS encoding carbohydrate kinase has translation MIVVAGESLIDLVPQRAAADGRPLPPLLPRLGGGPYNTAVALGRLGTPVAFCSRVSTDGFGEALLGGLRAAGVRTSLVQRGPEPTTLAVASVGQDGSAHYDFYVNGSADRLFELPEELPDEVRALAFGTCSLALEPGASAYAELLRREAGRGRFTLIDPNVRPGLIPDGDAYQSRFDGWLTSVSLLKLSEDDAAWLGGDPTRWLAGRGPAAVVLTRGSRGLSAFTRNGEVVSVPAEPVTVVDSIGAGDTVNAALLHALEYRNALSRDALDALGPSDWAEILEFAARAAALTCSRTGAEPPYAHELG, from the coding sequence GTGATCGTCGTCGCAGGTGAGTCCCTGATCGATCTGGTCCCGCAGCGGGCGGCTGCCGACGGCAGGCCGCTGCCTCCGCTGCTGCCCCGTCTCGGTGGCGGCCCGTACAACACGGCGGTGGCCCTGGGGCGGCTCGGCACACCGGTCGCCTTCTGCTCTCGGGTGTCCACTGACGGTTTCGGCGAGGCCCTGCTCGGCGGGCTGCGTGCGGCGGGTGTCCGAACCTCGCTGGTGCAGCGCGGGCCTGAGCCCACGACACTCGCGGTGGCCTCGGTCGGACAGGACGGATCGGCTCATTACGACTTCTATGTGAACGGCAGCGCGGACCGGCTCTTCGAACTGCCGGAGGAACTCCCCGACGAGGTCAGGGCGTTGGCTTTCGGCACCTGCTCGCTGGCACTGGAACCAGGGGCGAGCGCCTACGCGGAGCTGCTGCGGCGCGAGGCCGGCAGGGGGCGCTTCACCCTGATCGATCCGAATGTGCGTCCAGGACTGATCCCGGACGGGGACGCCTACCAGTCCCGGTTCGACGGCTGGCTCACCTCGGTGTCGCTACTGAAGCTCTCCGAGGACGACGCCGCCTGGCTGGGCGGCGATCCCACGCGGTGGCTCGCAGGGCGCGGCCCGGCAGCAGTGGTACTGACCCGTGGCAGCCGGGGGTTGTCGGCTTTCACCCGGAATGGCGAGGTTGTCTCCGTGCCGGCTGAGCCGGTCACGGTGGTGGACAGCATCGGCGCCGGTGACACCGTGAACGCCGCGCTGCTGCACGCCCTGGAGTACCGAAACGCACTCTCGCGGGACGCTCTGGACGCCCTCGGCCCGTCCGACTGGGCCGAGATACTCGAATTCGCGGCCCGGGCGGCAGCACTGACCTGCTCGCGCACCGGAGCCGAGCCGCCGTACGCCCATGAGCTGGGCTGA
- the uvrA gene encoding excinuclease ABC subunit UvrA — MADRLIVRGAREHNLKNVSLDLPRDSLIVFTGLSGSGKSSLAFDTIFAEGQRRYVESLSSYARQFLGQMDKPDVDFIEGLSPAVSIDQKSTSRNPRSTVGTITEVYDYLRLLFARIGKPHCPECRRPISRQSPQAIVDKVLELPEGSRFQVLSPLVRERKGEFVDLFADLQTKGYARARVDGQTIQLSEPPTLKKQEKHTIEVVVDRLTVKDSAKRRLTDSVETALGLSGGMVVLDFVDLPEDDPERERMYSEHLYCPYDDLSFEELEPRSFSFNSPFGACPDCTGIGTRMEVDPELIIPDEERSLDEGAIHPWSHGHTKEYFGRLIGGLAEGLGFRTDIPWAGLPQRARKALLYGHKTQVEVRYRNRYGRERSYTTPAFEGAVSFVKRRHSEAESDSSRERFEGYMREVPCPTCEGTRLKPIVLAVTVMEKSIAEVSAMSISECADFLGRLTLNARDKRIAERVLKEVNERLRFLVDVGLDYLSLNRAAGTLSGGEAQRIRLATQIGSGLVGVLYVLDEPSIGLHQRDNHRLIETLVRLRDMGNTLIVVEHDEDTIKVADWVVDIGPGAGEHGGKVVHSGPLKQLLANKESMTGQYLSGKKSIATPDIRRPVDPARHLTVHGARENNLRDIDVSFPLGVLTAVTGVSGSGKSTLVNDILYTHLARELNGAKSVPGRHTRVDGDDLVDKVVHVDQSPIGRTPRSNPATYTGVFDNVRKLFAETMEAKVRGYLPGRFSFNVKGGRCENCSGDGTIKIEMNFLPDVYVPCEVCHGARYNRETLEVHYKGKSIAEVLDMPIEEALDFFEAVPTIARHLRTLNEVGLGYVRLGQSAPTLSGGEAQRVKLASELQKRSTGRTVYVLDEPTTGLHFEDISKLIKVLSGLVDKGNTVIVIEHNLDVIKTADWVVDMGPEGGGGGGLVIAEGTPEQVAGVPASHTGKFLRDILDADRVSDAVPPQSRKSAAGRKTATAKKVVAANSTAIRKGATVQTSTGGKTTAKKAAAKKTAAKKTVTGATRAGKT, encoded by the coding sequence GTGGCCGACCGTCTCATCGTCCGTGGCGCTCGCGAGCACAACCTCAAGAACGTCTCGCTCGACCTCCCGCGTGACTCACTCATCGTCTTCACCGGGCTCTCGGGGTCGGGCAAGTCGTCGCTCGCGTTCGACACGATCTTCGCCGAGGGACAGCGCCGCTACGTCGAGTCGCTGTCCTCGTACGCACGGCAGTTCCTCGGGCAGATGGACAAGCCGGACGTCGACTTCATCGAGGGCCTCTCACCGGCCGTCTCGATCGACCAGAAGTCCACCTCGCGCAACCCGCGCTCCACCGTGGGCACCATCACAGAGGTCTACGACTACCTCCGGCTGCTGTTCGCCCGGATCGGCAAGCCGCACTGCCCCGAGTGCCGCCGTCCCATCTCACGCCAGTCGCCGCAGGCCATCGTGGACAAGGTGCTGGAGCTGCCGGAGGGCAGCCGCTTCCAGGTGCTGTCGCCGCTGGTGCGCGAGCGCAAGGGCGAGTTCGTGGACCTCTTCGCCGATCTCCAGACCAAGGGGTACGCCCGGGCGCGGGTGGACGGGCAGACGATCCAGCTCTCGGAGCCGCCCACGCTCAAGAAGCAGGAAAAGCACACCATCGAGGTGGTGGTCGACCGCCTCACGGTCAAGGACAGCGCCAAGCGGCGGCTCACCGACTCCGTCGAGACCGCGCTCGGCCTCTCCGGCGGCATGGTCGTGCTCGACTTCGTGGATCTCCCAGAGGACGATCCCGAGCGGGAGCGGATGTACTCGGAGCATCTGTACTGCCCGTACGACGACCTCTCCTTCGAAGAGCTCGAACCGCGTTCGTTCTCCTTCAACTCTCCCTTCGGCGCCTGCCCGGACTGCACCGGCATCGGCACGCGCATGGAGGTCGACCCCGAGCTGATCATCCCGGACGAGGAGCGCTCACTGGACGAGGGCGCCATCCATCCCTGGTCGCACGGCCACACCAAGGAGTACTTCGGGCGCCTGATCGGCGGGCTGGCCGAAGGGCTCGGCTTTCGCACCGACATCCCCTGGGCAGGGCTGCCGCAGCGCGCCAGGAAGGCCCTGCTGTACGGACACAAGACCCAGGTCGAGGTGCGCTACCGCAACCGTTATGGGCGCGAGCGCTCCTACACCACCCCCGCGTTCGAGGGCGCCGTCTCCTTCGTCAAGAGGCGCCACAGCGAGGCCGAGAGCGACTCAAGCCGTGAGCGCTTCGAGGGCTATATGCGCGAGGTGCCCTGCCCCACCTGCGAGGGCACCCGCCTCAAGCCGATCGTGCTCGCCGTCACGGTGATGGAGAAGTCCATCGCCGAGGTCTCCGCGATGTCGATCAGCGAGTGCGCCGACTTCCTCGGCAGGCTCACCCTGAACGCCCGTGACAAGAGGATCGCGGAGCGGGTGCTCAAGGAGGTCAACGAACGGCTGCGCTTCCTGGTCGACGTCGGACTCGACTACCTCTCTCTGAACCGCGCGGCGGGCACCCTCTCCGGCGGCGAGGCGCAGCGGATCCGGCTCGCCACCCAGATCGGCTCCGGGCTCGTCGGCGTGCTGTACGTGCTGGACGAGCCTTCCATCGGGCTGCACCAGCGTGACAACCACCGGCTCATCGAGACCCTGGTCCGCCTCCGGGACATGGGCAACACCCTGATCGTGGTCGAGCACGACGAGGACACGATCAAGGTGGCCGACTGGGTGGTCGACATCGGTCCGGGCGCCGGCGAGCACGGCGGCAAGGTGGTCCACTCCGGACCGCTGAAGCAACTGCTGGCCAACAAGGAGTCGATGACCGGGCAGTATCTGTCCGGCAAGAAGTCCATTGCGACCCCGGACATCCGGCGGCCGGTGGATCCGGCCAGGCACCTCACCGTGCATGGCGCCCGTGAGAACAACCTGCGGGACATCGACGTGTCCTTCCCGCTCGGGGTGCTCACCGCCGTCACCGGTGTCTCCGGATCCGGCAAGTCCACCCTGGTCAACGACATCCTGTACACGCACCTGGCCCGCGAGCTCAACGGCGCCAAGTCGGTGCCCGGGCGGCACACCCGGGTGGACGGCGACGACCTGGTAGACAAGGTCGTGCATGTCGACCAGTCACCCATCGGGCGTACCCCCCGGTCCAACCCGGCCACGTACACCGGGGTCTTCGACAACGTCCGCAAGCTGTTCGCGGAGACCATGGAGGCGAAGGTGCGGGGCTATCTGCCGGGCCGCTTCTCCTTCAACGTCAAGGGCGGTCGCTGCGAGAACTGCTCGGGTGACGGCACGATCAAGATCGAGATGAACTTCCTGCCGGACGTCTACGTCCCGTGCGAGGTCTGCCACGGCGCGCGCTACAACCGGGAGACCCTGGAGGTCCACTACAAGGGCAAGTCCATCGCCGAGGTGCTGGACATGCCGATCGAGGAGGCGCTGGACTTCTTCGAGGCCGTGCCGACCATCGCACGCCATCTGAGGACGCTGAACGAGGTGGGCCTCGGATACGTCCGGCTCGGGCAGTCGGCGCCGACGCTGTCGGGTGGCGAAGCGCAGCGGGTGAAGCTGGCCAGCGAGCTCCAGAAGCGGTCCACGGGCCGCACGGTCTACGTTCTCGACGAGCCGACCACCGGCCTGCACTTCGAGGACATCTCCAAGCTGATCAAGGTTCTGTCCGGGCTGGTGGACAAGGGCAACACGGTGATCGTCATCGAGCACAACCTGGATGTGATCAAGACCGCGGACTGGGTGGTCGACATGGGTCCCGAGGGCGGCGGTGGCGGCGGTCTCGTGATCGCCGAAGGCACCCCGGAGCAGGTCGCGGGCGTCCCCGCGAGCCACACCGGCAAGTTCCTGCGCGACATCCTGGATGCGGACCGGGTCAGCGACGCGGTGCCGCCACAGTCGCGCAAGTCCGCGGCCGGCCGGAAGACGGCGACGGCGAAGAAGGTGGTGGCGGCGAACTCCACCGCCATCAGGAAGGGCGCCACGGTCCAGACGTCCACAGGAGGGAAGACCACGGCGAAGAAGGCCGCGGCGAAGAAGACCGCGGCGAAGAAGACCGTCACGGGCGCCACCAGGGCTGGCAAGACCTGA
- a CDS encoding maleylpyruvate isomerase family mycothiol-dependent enzyme — translation MIDPLRDLASVHEATERLLIAAAELDNAAVSEPSRLPGWSRGHVLAHVARNADALVNALEGRPMYPSGEARKADIERDAPRPLGAQLDDVRESGARFRTVAAGQDAVEGGWDRTVELRNGVTDTASRVPFRRLVEVELHHVDLGIGYELEDLPGSFTEREIDFLTRRFAGHADVPATTVVADDGRTWDTGGGADGAAVTVTGSPADLLGWLAGRRDGATLKASGGTLPALPPL, via the coding sequence ATGATCGATCCCCTGCGTGACCTGGCCTCTGTACACGAAGCGACCGAGCGGCTGCTCATCGCAGCCGCCGAACTCGACAACGCGGCCGTCTCGGAGCCGTCACGGCTTCCGGGCTGGAGCCGCGGCCATGTGCTGGCCCATGTCGCCCGCAACGCCGACGCCCTCGTCAATGCCCTCGAAGGCCGCCCCATGTACCCGAGCGGCGAGGCCCGGAAGGCCGACATCGAGCGGGACGCGCCCCGGCCGCTCGGGGCCCAGCTCGACGACGTACGCGAGAGCGGCGCCCGGTTCCGGACCGTGGCCGCGGGCCAGGACGCGGTGGAGGGTGGCTGGGATCGCACGGTCGAGCTGCGCAACGGCGTCACGGACACGGCCTCACGGGTGCCCTTCCGGCGCCTCGTCGAGGTGGAGCTGCACCATGTCGACCTCGGCATCGGATACGAGCTGGAGGACCTCCCGGGCAGCTTCACCGAGCGCGAGATCGACTTCCTCACCCGGCGGTTCGCCGGGCACGCGGACGTACCGGCGACCACGGTCGTCGCGGACGACGGCCGTACGTGGGACACGGGCGGCGGGGCCGACGGCGCGGCGGTGACCGTCACGGGGTCCCCGGCCGATCTCCTCGGCTGGCTGGCCGGCCGGCGCGACGGCGCGACCCTCAAGGCCTCGGGGGGAACCCTTCCCGCGCTGCCGCCGCTGTGA